Proteins encoded by one window of Halosolutus gelatinilyticus:
- a CDS encoding phenylacetate--CoA ligase family protein: MVDVYDLIEIEPWEEVLVKHERLLPNQLEYLTEQSAYYRRLFEEWDVRPATIDTLDEFTELPFMTKQDERDSQVSQTPAKPLGEHQTAPTSALNRVISSSGTTGKPTYFGLTSQDRRDWNTVQERAFYTTGVRSADIVLFGAGQTMITGGTPYFESLTKLGANVVPAGGESTDRLLSVATDIHPDVLWTTTSHIRYLSEQAEEVCGISPADLPMTKVIGGGGPGISNPEIRSEFYDAWDASLVREAMGLGDVVGCMWAECEEESGMHFHAQGYVHVELINPETGDTRPFEEGAEGELVYTHLRREATPLVRFRSGDYARVTGTDCDCGRTSPKIHCIGRTDEMLIYKGMNVFPSAVRDVISEVEGVAPRVRMIVPDEKKVHFENPISIEIASEPGTSRTESELINEVVDVVRGQLKVRVDPTVVDIDELPTDEYKTDLIEVRN, encoded by the coding sequence ATGGTTGACGTCTACGACCTAATTGAGATCGAACCATGGGAAGAGGTGCTTGTTAAACACGAGCGACTTCTACCCAACCAACTTGAATATCTCACGGAGCAATCAGCGTATTATCGCCGTCTGTTCGAGGAGTGGGACGTCAGACCCGCAACTATCGATACGTTGGACGAGTTCACTGAACTTCCGTTCATGACGAAACAGGACGAACGTGACAGTCAAGTGTCTCAGACGCCAGCTAAACCCCTCGGCGAACATCAGACTGCCCCTACCTCGGCACTCAACCGTGTCATCTCGTCGTCCGGAACAACGGGCAAACCCACCTACTTCGGCCTCACGTCCCAGGATCGGCGCGACTGGAACACCGTCCAAGAGCGCGCGTTTTACACCACAGGGGTACGCTCCGCAGATATCGTGTTGTTCGGAGCGGGACAAACGATGATCACGGGCGGAACACCGTATTTCGAATCGCTAACGAAATTGGGTGCGAATGTCGTCCCTGCGGGAGGTGAAAGCACCGATCGATTGCTTTCTGTCGCGACCGACATCCATCCGGATGTCCTCTGGACGACCACGTCTCATATTCGATACCTCTCCGAACAGGCAGAGGAAGTGTGTGGTATTTCGCCAGCAGACTTGCCCATGACGAAGGTTATCGGCGGAGGCGGCCCCGGGATTTCTAATCCGGAAATCCGATCCGAATTTTACGACGCGTGGGACGCGAGCTTAGTCCGCGAGGCGATGGGATTAGGTGACGTCGTCGGCTGTATGTGGGCTGAGTGTGAGGAGGAATCGGGTATGCACTTTCATGCTCAAGGGTATGTCCACGTCGAATTGATTAATCCGGAGACAGGCGATACCAGGCCCTTCGAAGAAGGAGCAGAGGGCGAACTCGTTTACACACATCTGCGCCGAGAAGCGACGCCACTGGTTCGATTCCGATCGGGTGACTACGCTCGCGTAACCGGAACTGACTGTGATTGTGGTCGAACATCGCCGAAGATTCACTGCATCGGACGGACCGATGAGATGCTCATCTACAAGGGAATGAACGTGTTCCCGTCAGCGGTTCGCGACGTCATCTCCGAGGTAGAGGGCGTCGCACCTCGCGTCCGAATGATTGTCCCCGACGAAAAGAAAGTCCACTTTGAAAATCCGATCTCGATCGAGATCGCTTCCGAACCGGGCACCTCCCGGACCGAATCGGAGCTCATCAATGAGGTCGTCGATGTCGTTCGCGGCCAGCTCAAAGTCCGCGTCGATCCGACGGTCGTCGATATTGACGAGCTCCCAACGGACGAGTATAAGACGGACCTCATCGAAGTCCGCAACTGA